In Bradyrhizobium sp. 195, the sequence CACGTCGCCGACGTCACCGACCCGGCCGCGGCGAAAGCGCTGGTCGAAAGCGTCGAGAAACAATGGGGCCGGCTCGACATCCTGGTCTGCAATGTCGGCAGCGGCGCCTCCGTCCCGCCGGGCAGGGAAACTGCGGCGGAATGGTCGCGGATCATCGATCTCAACCTGTTCGCTGCGACCAACATGATCGAAGCGGCGCGGCCGCTGATGGCAAAGGGCAGCGGCGACGGGGCCATCGTCTGCATCTCCTCGATCGCAGGCATGGCGGCGCTTGGTGCACCCGTCACCTACTATGCCGCCAAAGCCGCGCTGAATGCGACCGTGCGCGGCCTGGCGCGGCCGCTCGCGCTCGAAGGCATTCGCATCAATGCGGTCGCCCCCGGAAATATCCTGAGCGCGGACGGCACCTGGGCGCGCAAGATCGCCGAAAACAAGCAGGCGGTCGACGATATGCTCCAGCGCGAGGTGGCGCTGCGCCGGCTCGGCACCCCCGAGGAGATCGCCGATGTCGTTACCTTCCTTGCATCGCCCCGCGCCGCCTTCATCACCGGAAGCGTGATGGTGGCCGACGGCGGCCAGCTCAGAAGCTGAACAGGAGCCTTTGATGGCAAACCCCTCCTCCCGCTACGACCTGACCGGACGGACCGCGCTCGTGACGGGCGCCGGCGGCCTGTTGGGCAAGCAGCACGTCGCAGCGCTCAGCGAAGCCGGCGCACGCGTGGTCGTCACCGACGTCGGACTGGCGCAGGCCGAAGCTGCCTTCGCGGCGCTGAAGCAGGCCACGCCTTCAGCCGATCTGATCGCGCTCGAGATCAACGTCACCTCGCTCGACTCGGTGCGCGCCGCAAACGATCAGCTCGCCGGCCGCGGCATCACCGTCGACATCCTCGTCAACAACGCCGCGATCGACCCGAAGGTGACGTCGAGCCCTGGCGTCATGCACTCCTCGCGCTTCGAGGCGTTCCCGGTGCCGCAATGGCAGACCGAAATCGCAGTCGGCCTGACCGGGGCGATGCTGTGTGCGCAGGTGTTCGGCGGCGCGATGGCCAAACGCGGCCGCGGCGCGATCCTCAACATCGCCTCCGATCTCGGCGTGATCGCGCCGGACCAGCGGCTGTACCGCCAGCCACAGGTGACGCGCGAAGAGGAACAGCCGGTGAAGCCCGTGACGTACTCGGTGATCAAGCACGGCTTGATCGGGTTGACGAAATATCTGGCGACCTACTGGGCCGATCACGGCGTGCGCGTCAACGCGATCTCGCCGGGGGGCGTCTTCAACAACCAGGACCCGGCCTTCGTCGAACGACTGACGCGCCTGATCCCCATGGGCCGCATGGCCGATGTCGACGAATACCGCGCGGCTGTGCAGTTCCTCTGCTCGGATGCCTCGAGCTACATGACGGGACAAAATCTCGTCATGGATGGTGGGCGGAGCGTCTGGTAACAGAACCTGGGCCACGCACGACCCCCCAGCCCGAGGACATCGCCAATAGGAGCGCTCGATCACGATCACCATGTCGGACTCGAGCCCAAATCAGGCTTCTCAAGTGGACTATCGCCCAGAAATTGATGGCCTTAGGGCAATTGCCGTTCTCTCGGTTATTTTCTTCCACGCCGGACTGGACGCGATTCCAGGCGGCTATCTCGGCGTAGACATATTCTTCGTCATCAGCGGCTATCTGATCACGTCCATCATCAGCGCGGAGATGGAGGACGGCAGATTCACATTTGCCGCGTTTTACGAAAGGCGAGCCCGAAGGATATTGCCGGCGCTCATCGTCGTCTTGCTGGCCTGCGTTCCCTTCGTTCTCATCTTCATGCTTCCGCGCGAGGTGACGGAATTCTCGAAAAGCGTGATCGCGGTGTGCGCGTTCGTGTCGAATGTGTTCTTCTGGGCGCAGAGTGGCTACTTCGACAGGGCTGCCGAACTGAAGCCGCTGCTGCATACCTGGAGTCTCGGTGTCGAAGAGCAATTCTACCTGCTTTTCCCCATTCTCCTGATGGGCGCCTTGCGATTTGGCCGCAAGCGAGCGGGCATGCTGTTTGTCGCAATTGCGGTGGCGAGTATTGCCTATGCCCAATGGGGCCCTCAGAGCAAGGAGGCTACCTTCTATCTAATGCCAAGCCGCCTCTGGGAGCTGCTGATTGGCGCCCTTCTGGCCTTATGGCCGGTGACGAAATTGAGGGCTGAACTGCCCAATATGACGCTCGACATCTTCGTTGTCATCGGCATCGGACTTATCGGCTACGGCCTCCTCGACCACGGCGACGTCCGATACCCCGATTTGCGCGCTCTGCCTGCCGTGCTCGGAGCCGGCCTCGTCATCGCGTTCGCCGCTGCACGGACGACGACAGGCAAGTTGCTCGGAAGCCGCGGTCCCGTCGCAATCGGGCTCATCAGCTACAGCGCCTATCTGTGGCATCAGCCGGTATTCGTTTTCGCGAGATTGAACGGCTTCAACCGGCCAAATGTCGGCATTGCCTTCTGCCTGACAGCGCTCTCTCTCGTGCTGGCCACCTTGACCTATCGTTTCGTCGAGCAGCCGGCCAGAGATCGCAAGCGGCTGAGAATGCCGGCGCTGATTGCCCTTTGCTCGTTTGGAATGTTCGGCCTCGCCGGCGCCGGCACCTTCGCGATCGCCACGAATGGCTTCGAGAAGCAGAGCCTTTACTTCAGCAGCAACGATACCCGCCGTCTCTACGAACTGCTCGAGCGCAATACCGGTGGCGATTTCATGCGCGACATGGGCTCGGACGGCGATTGCGTGTTCTGGACTTCCCAACTGGAGCCCGCGGAATGGAGCCGGCTCATTGATTGTTCGAAAAGATACGGGCCCGCGACCGTTGTTCTCGGCGATTCCCACGCGATGAACATCTACAATGCACTATTCAGGAACAACTACGGCAAATTCGTCGTTGGCTTGGTTGGTCCTGGATGTCGACCCTGGGCCAGGATTCCTGAATGTCCCTATGTCACCTTCGATAAGTTCTTGGAGGCTCATCGCGAGGTCGTCGAAACGGTCATACTGCATTTCTCCGGATCCCACCTCGTGGTCGACGAACATAACCGGCAGGAGCCCGAAGATGTGATGAGATTTGGAGGCAGGTACCATTTCAACGAACGCCCGATCGCCATGACGATCGACTACCTGCAAGCCCTGTCCAAAATGACCAGGACAATCTGGCTGGGTCCGTTTGTCGAATCGAGAATGGACTTCCGCGACTTTGAAAGCATGAAACGGGTCGCGCGCGGTGGATTTCATCTCAATCCCGCGACGGTGGACATCTTCTCGACCCTCGACAAGCACCTCCGAGACAAGACCAGCCTGCCACCCCGGAACTTTCAGTACATATCGTTCTTCGATGTCATCGATCAGGACGCACGAGGACTGCTGGACGGTGATTGCCTGATGTATCGGGATTCCGACCATCTCAGCGTCTGTGGGGAGCGCATCGTCGGGAAAAACCTCAAACCAGTCCTTCTGAAATACACGACCACTGGACGCTAACCGCTTCCGCTTTCACCCGCTGCCGCTTGCGTCTCTTTCTGTCCTTCGAGCATCTTTCCAAGTCCTTCACTCGCCACGAAGGTCAACCCCGCCAACGCAGGTATGACGAGGCGCGTCTCGGAAAAATCGGCGATGAAGAACACGAGCCCCACATGGGTCAGGGTCGCCGCGCCGACGATGGCAATCGTCCGGGTGAGTGCAAAGGTCCTCACGATCGCAATTGCGAGTACGGGACTGGCGATCGCCACCACGAGCTTCATGGTTTGCAGATTGCCGACCAGCTTGCTGAAGTCGCCATTCGTGACCAGGAACGACCTGTAGTCCGTTCCAGGATGCATCCAGATCAGCGCCTTCGGCACGGCCAGTGAGATGCCGATCAGCAGCCCGAACACGGCCCATTCTTTCGGGGTCGGCCATCGCCGCTCGAAAGCCGCAAGGCCCAGAAGCGCGAAACTCGAAGCGAACACGACGTCGGTCCGTCCAAAGCTGATGATCAGCCCGGAAATGACCGCGGCGGGATAGCGCCGCGACGTCAGCAGAAAGAGCTGCCAGAACAAGCCGCCCGCGATGAACACGGGGCCCATGCGTCCCGGATAGATCGCGATCTGCGTGTAGAACGCAAAGGTCAGCAGACATAGCCACGCCGCAGTCGGCGAAAGAAGCAGCGTTGCCAATGCGAACACGGCAAGAAACGACAGGGAATCGAACAGGTAGTTGGCGATGATATGGGTGTGGTACGTCGATCCCCCGTGGGTGCGATCGTCGCCGAATATCTGGACGTAGGCCTCGGTAATCTTGGCGAGCAACGGCCGCATGACGCCTTCGACGGCGTCCATGTGGGCAAACTCGCGCTCGTGATCGAGGCTGAACTGCATTTGCTCGCGCAGCAGGTTGGCTTCGTGCGCGGTGACGGACAGCGCGAGGCAGCAGCTCACGAGCAGTCCCAGCGTGACCGGATTGAAGAAGCTTCTTCTGACCTTGAACAGGAGTAGCAGCGGAACGAGGGCGACGACGACGAAGAACGCTATTCCGGCATACCGCAGCAGCCCCGGAAGATACCTGTCGGAGATATTCACCCAGTACCAGGCGATGACCAGAACGTTGGAAACGACCCAGAACCCGAGCACCATCCCCAGGGATGGGGTCTTCATGTGATCGTCGAACTTCAGCAGGCGGCCAAGACCGCCAGACCACGACAGCATTGCCCCTCGCTCCGACACTCAATCTCCCCGATCAATGCTGCAGGATACCGGCGAGATTCATGTGCGCGGGACGCGAATGCTCGATGCCCAGCAACGTCCGCCGATTGTCGTTCGTGCGCTGCAAGTGCAAGCTCGCGAGCGTCATTCCGGTGCAAGTGGTAACCGTGGTCCCGCGACCGCCGAACGGCTTGAGAAAGTCGAACACGCGACTGCCGAACATGTCGACCACCGACATCTCGCGCGCACCGAGCGGCGGAATTTCGCCGAAATCGCCTTCGATCTCCTCGCCGTCCGCGCGGATCAGCTTCGACGTCGGCCGGGCCGAATGAGCGTATTCGGGATCCGAGGAGTGATTGATCAGCATCACGCTGCTGACGATGTCGCTGGTCGCAATGATCTTCGGATTGATCCCGGTGAACCCGACATGTGCCTTGAGCCTGCCCTCGTTCAAGGGCCGGGCGAACGCGCCGGTGCGATAGATCGCCACGTTGTCCTGATCGACATAGGTCATGGAATAGCTGGCAGGCGAGGAACGGAAGCCGTCCATGCGACCACGCGACATCACGGCGATGACCAGATAGTCGTCCTGCGGCAGTTTGAGCGAGGCGAAAAGGCGCGACAGCTCGACCTCGACGGAGGCACCCGGCGCGTAGTTGTCCGGAAACTCGTAGGTCGCCCGGTACTCGCCGTCGCGCGACAGGACGTGCAGCCTGAACCTGAGCTTCTTGCTGAAGCCCGAGGCGACCAGGCTGGCGAGTTCAGGAACGAGATCCTTGACCGTCTCACGAAAATTCTTGCGCAGGCTGCCAGCGACGAGGCTGCGGAGATACCGGATGTCGACCGGACGATACCAGGCGGGGATCGAAAAACTCATGCGTGACTCGACACCCGCGAAAGTCGGGAACATGAATCTGGGCTCGTAGGGCTTCCAGGGACTGGACGAGAAACGTGTCACGGACGCGCCCCTAAAAATGGTGCAGGCTGAACTTGCCGTTGGCAAATTCATAATAGCTGAACGGACTGGCGATGTTGGTGCCCTTGAATTCGAGGGCGAAACCTTCGGCCGCGCCGATCAGCCGTTCAGCCTCGGGGAAAAGGTCCAGCGTTCTGACGCGGATGGCCCCCATCGGCGCGATCTCCGGTATCTCACGCTGGCCCAATGCCGTGCCGTCCAGAGCCATGAGCCGTGCCGTCCCGACCGAGACGCCTTCGGACGCCATGCAGGAGTTCACGAGCACCACGCCGGACTCCTTCAGGAACCGGGTAAGATAGGATTGCATCCAAGCCGAGGTCGGGAACGGCGCTGCGGCGACCGGCTCGCGCTCGTGCGACAGCGTTATCGCGCCGTGCTGCGAGAAATATTGTGTGTAATAGCCGGTCGTCACCTTCCGTCCGGGACGAAGCTTGGTCTCGTGTTTCGGGACCAGGGCCATCGCGACCGTTCCCGAAACGTGCGGACACAGCTCCGAAGTCTGCAATTGTAATTGTCCGTTGACGCCGAGTTCCCTGTGGAAATACCCAGCCGGTTTGCCCGCTCCGTCGAAGAACCAGACGTGAGCATCCACCTCCGGGTGATCCTTCATGAAGACCGAGAAGTAGTTGAATGCGCAGACTTCCGTCGTGACAGTCTCGTCATTGCGCAGGTAGAGCACGGCGGGCGGATAGCCCCTTGCGACGGCCTCGCCAATCAGCAATTCACCGGGCATTCGACAAGACTCGGCGGGAGAGCAAGGGATCGGCATGGACCGAACCGGCCGGCGGCTTTGGACAAATCATACGCGATGTTCTTGCCCGCATGCTAAAACGTCGACGCGATTTCAGCGCCTGTTTACGCTGAGCCGACAGCAGAATCAACCGGGAACGGCGTCGCATCGAGCAGCTCGAAAAGACACGGTACGAGCACCGTCGTCTTGCTCACGAGCAGCCGGTTTCTACGACCGCGTGGCAGCCGGACAACGCGCGGCAGCCAGACAAGATGACGCTCTGCTCCCTGGTACAGGCGCCCA encodes:
- a CDS encoding SDR family oxidoreductase; translated protein: MANPSSRYDLTGRTALVTGAGGLLGKQHVAALSEAGARVVVTDVGLAQAEAAFAALKQATPSADLIALEINVTSLDSVRAANDQLAGRGITVDILVNNAAIDPKVTSSPGVMHSSRFEAFPVPQWQTEIAVGLTGAMLCAQVFGGAMAKRGRGAILNIASDLGVIAPDQRLYRQPQVTREEEQPVKPVTYSVIKHGLIGLTKYLATYWADHGVRVNAISPGGVFNNQDPAFVERLTRLIPMGRMADVDEYRAAVQFLCSDASSYMTGQNLVMDGGRSVW
- a CDS encoding SDR family NAD(P)-dependent oxidoreductase, with protein sequence MKLELSDRVALVTGASRGIGLAIATTLAAEGARVALAARGADAVNAACTTIGSSASAHVADVTDPAAAKALVESVEKQWGRLDILVCNVGSGASVPPGRETAAEWSRIIDLNLFAATNMIEAARPLMAKGSGDGAIVCISSIAGMAALGAPVTYYAAKAALNATVRGLARPLALEGIRINAVAPGNILSADGTWARKIAENKQAVDDMLQREVALRRLGTPEEIADVVTFLASPRAAFITGSVMVADGGQLRS
- a CDS encoding acyltransferase family protein; this encodes MDYRPEIDGLRAIAVLSVIFFHAGLDAIPGGYLGVDIFFVISGYLITSIISAEMEDGRFTFAAFYERRARRILPALIVVLLACVPFVLIFMLPREVTEFSKSVIAVCAFVSNVFFWAQSGYFDRAAELKPLLHTWSLGVEEQFYLLFPILLMGALRFGRKRAGMLFVAIAVASIAYAQWGPQSKEATFYLMPSRLWELLIGALLALWPVTKLRAELPNMTLDIFVVIGIGLIGYGLLDHGDVRYPDLRALPAVLGAGLVIAFAAARTTTGKLLGSRGPVAIGLISYSAYLWHQPVFVFARLNGFNRPNVGIAFCLTALSLVLATLTYRFVEQPARDRKRLRMPALIALCSFGMFGLAGAGTFAIATNGFEKQSLYFSSNDTRRLYELLERNTGGDFMRDMGSDGDCVFWTSQLEPAEWSRLIDCSKRYGPATVVLGDSHAMNIYNALFRNNYGKFVVGLVGPGCRPWARIPECPYVTFDKFLEAHREVVETVILHFSGSHLVVDEHNRQEPEDVMRFGGRYHFNERPIAMTIDYLQALSKMTRTIWLGPFVESRMDFRDFESMKRVARGGFHLNPATVDIFSTLDKHLRDKTSLPPRNFQYISFFDVIDQDARGLLDGDCLMYRDSDHLSVCGERIVGKNLKPVLLKYTTTGR